The Flavobacterium johnsoniae UW101 genomic interval TTGAAAGTTTTATCTAAATAAACTCTTGAAACTGATTGAAGGATTTCGTGATTTGTAATCATGATGTAACCTTCACCATTTGGATTTCTCATTAATCCTGCACCATCTGGCTGTGCACCATAAACAAATGAAGGTGATTCTGGTAAAACATCAGAACTTGCGATTAAAGTGCTGATTTTTAAGTTTTCAAAACCTGTCATTGGATAAACAAAAGCAGGAACTTTTGAATGTGAAGTAAAATCGATGCTTGTATTTACATCGTTTGAAGAATCTTTGTCATCATTCTGACAGCTTATTACAGAGAAACCTGTAATACCAAGCAGTGCAATTGATTTTAGAAAATTTAGTTTCATAACTGTGTTTTTATTTTTTTTGATTAAGCAAAGCTATCTTTCAAAAATAAAATACATGTTACGTGAATTTTTTCTTATTGCTAACAAATAATAAGTCTTGTATTACTAAAATGTAAAATTTTCAGTCAAATATAAATTTAAGCTTCATAAAAATATCTTAATTTTTAAAAAGCTGATTTAATGAAACTGCCTTTTTCTCCCGCAATTTCTTTACAATTTTAAGAAAAGCAATAGCAGTTATATAAGCATCTCCTAGAGCAGTGTGTCTGTCTTTTTTAGAAATATCGAATTTATCTGCCAGATCATCTAAAGTATAATGATCTTTTCGCTCAAATAAATGCGACTGAATCAAGGTTTTCTTGTATAAATAAGCTGTATCTAAAGTTTTATTTGTGAGTTGAGGCAGTCCGTTTCTTTCGAGAGCTTTATTAATCATAGTAACATCAAAAACAGTATGATGTGCGATGATTATTGAATCGCCTAAAAAATCTAAAAACTGCTGTAAAGCTTCTAGTTCTGTTGGACGTTTAACAAGCAGATCTTTTAAAATTCCGTGAATCTGCGCTGTCGATTTATCATAATGATCCTGATGTAAATATATTTCAAAACTATCCTGAACCGAAATTACGCCGTTTTGTAATGCCAAAGCGCCGATGCATAAAATTCGGTCGTTTTCATAATCAAAACCAGTAGTTTCGGTATCTAAAACCACAAACCTGGTTTCTTCTATAGTAATACTTTCATCGAAGAGATTTTCTTCTTTTTTCCAAAAACTGAATAATCCCATTTTATACCAGATTTGAAATATTAAAACGAACAGAAATTAATTCCTGAAGCTCTTTAATGGTTTTAAAAGTGCGTTTCAGTTTAATTTTCTCCATTTTGGTTAGAGATTCAAGTTCAATAAACTGACCCGAATCATGATGTAAAAGCCCTTGTTTGGTTCTGAATTTCAGTAAAGCTTTAAAAGAATATGAACATGATAAATACAATTCACGATTATTAGGTTCTAGTTCGGCCAGTTTTTCAAAGCGTTCTGCCGTATTGCTGATTGACTTTACAGAATGTGATAAAATCAAAACACGCGCAGCATCTGTCAACGGCATTAAAGCTCTTCGTTTAATATCAAAATTATCTTTATTGGCACCGTCTTGCTCTACTAAAAATTGTCTGAAGAAACCAGTAGGAGACGGGCTTTGTAAAGCACCGCTCACTAAATGCATATAAAAAATCGGGTTTGCTTTTATGGTTTCAAAAATATATTCTGATAATTGATCTACAGTTTCAGCGTCGCCGTATGTCATGCTGTAATCAAAGAAAATGAACGACAATAAAACCTCATTTTTCCCCGGATTGGTAATCCAGTGGTGTACCTGATTTTTCCATTCATCCAGACTCATACACCATTTTGGACTTGATGCCATCATATCTGCAGGGCAATAATCGTAACCAATTTCAAAGAGACCTTTATTAACAAGTCCGGCAAATTTCAGAAAATAAATTCTCGTTTCGTCCCTAAAAACTTCATTTACATTTTCGTAAACAATCGCATTATCCTGATCTGTATGCAGCATTTGTTCACCACGTCCCTGACTTCCCATTGCCAGCCACGCAAATTTTACCGGCGGCGGACTGCTCATTTTTTCTAAACATATTTCAATAACACGAGTTGTACAAGCTTCATTGAGCTCTGTTATGATTTTAGAAATTAAAGTCATCGGAATATTTTGATCTAAATATCCCTGAAGCAGCTGCATGATTCGGTTTCGAATAGGTTTTATTTCCTTTGTTTTTTTAGCTCTTTTTAAAGCTTTAATTAAAACGGCTGGATTATTTCCTAAAGCCACCATTACATCGTGTTTCGACAAAATCCCGACAGCTTTGGTATTAACAGTACCATCTTTAGTAAGGCATAAATGGCTGATGTTGCTTTTCATCATCGCCATTTGAGCTTCTGTAACGGTCATTTTTTTTGGATACGTAATAACGGGTTTTGTCATTATCGTTTCGGCCGTTGTGGTAATCGGAAAATCTCCTGTTACAATTTTATTGCGGAGATCTTTATCTGTCAAAATTCCTATTGGCAGCATTTCGTCTACAATTAAAATCACTCCGACTTTCTTTTTATTCATTATCCTGGCAATTTCTTTAACGGTAGTTGACGGACTGCAGGTTACTATTTTTTTTGAATATTTTATCGGTGCTAAATCAAAAGAATGATTGCTGGAATGCAGATTTTCATTTAAGAGATCATCACCGTATAATTTGTCTTTATGAATGTCAGAATACGGATTTCTTGTGTTAGAAGCATAACTTTCGATCAGGAAATTACCCACATTTCTGTTTTCAAGTGCGTAAGGTTTAAAAACGGCAATAGGAATGGCGTAAAGAATACTTTCTTCATGCGCCACCGCTTCCATAATGTAATTTTCCTGTGCCAAAAGTGGGCGAAGTCCAAATATATCGCCTTCGTCGCACATATCTAAAACTGAGTTTTTTGTGCTTTTTTTGAGTGCCACCGCACCTTTATGTACCACATAAAAAGAATCATGTGTTTTATCATTTTCGGCAAAAATTACGGCGTCTTTATCTTTATAAACAATAGAAATTTGTTCCGAAAGCTTTTCAAGATCCATTGGATGCAGGAAATTAAAAGGCGGATAATTTTTTAAAAAGTCGGCAACTCTTTGCGAAATGGTATTTTTCATTGGGTTAGATTAGAGTTCTAATGTACTATTTAAAATAGAAATGTAAAAGAAACACGTTTATTTTTTAGTAGTAAAGAGAAAAGATACAGAGCTGTAAGGTTTTTAAAAATGAGAATACAAAAAACTTAGTGGCTTAACGGCATAAAAAAAGCCCCATAAGGAGCTTTATATTATAAAATCAGATTTAATCAACTTTGTGAACAGTGCCTCGTTGTTTCTCTTCAGAACCAACCATTCCAAATTCAAAAGTATAAGAATCTTTTGCTGTTGTTAAAATTTTCATGCTTATGGCTTTTTCTTCAGCCATATTTTTTGGATGTTTTTTTTGCAGTACATATTCGCAGTCACTTACCCAGCGAATGGTTGCAGTATCTGTTTTTCCTTCAAAAGTTTCAATTTCGATGCTGTCCTTGCGTTCAAAAAAAGTCACCTTTTTTACGCCGTTTACTTCAAACTCAAATTTAAATTTTCCGTTTTTGAAATCTTTGCAATTATGTTCGGCATTATAACAGGAAACTAAAGCCAGTACCGGAAATAAGAATAGTATTTTTTTCATTTTTTTATGCTTTAAGCCCATGGCTTTTATCATTTCAATCTCTTTAATTCATCA includes:
- a CDS encoding 3'-5' exonuclease — translated: MGLFSFWKKEENLFDESITIEETRFVVLDTETTGFDYENDRILCIGALALQNGVISVQDSFEIYLHQDHYDKSTAQIHGILKDLLVKRPTELEALQQFLDFLGDSIIIAHHTVFDVTMINKALERNGLPQLTNKTLDTAYLYKKTLIQSHLFERKDHYTLDDLADKFDISKKDRHTALGDAYITAIAFLKIVKKLREKKAVSLNQLFKN
- a CDS encoding DUF294 nucleotidyltransferase-like domain-containing protein; the protein is MKNTISQRVADFLKNYPPFNFLHPMDLEKLSEQISIVYKDKDAVIFAENDKTHDSFYVVHKGAVALKKSTKNSVLDMCDEGDIFGLRPLLAQENYIMEAVAHEESILYAIPIAVFKPYALENRNVGNFLIESYASNTRNPYSDIHKDKLYGDDLLNENLHSSNHSFDLAPIKYSKKIVTCSPSTTVKEIARIMNKKKVGVILIVDEMLPIGILTDKDLRNKIVTGDFPITTTAETIMTKPVITYPKKMTVTEAQMAMMKSNISHLCLTKDGTVNTKAVGILSKHDVMVALGNNPAVLIKALKRAKKTKEIKPIRNRIMQLLQGYLDQNIPMTLISKIITELNEACTTRVIEICLEKMSSPPPVKFAWLAMGSQGRGEQMLHTDQDNAIVYENVNEVFRDETRIYFLKFAGLVNKGLFEIGYDYCPADMMASSPKWCMSLDEWKNQVHHWITNPGKNEVLLSFIFFDYSMTYGDAETVDQLSEYIFETIKANPIFYMHLVSGALQSPSPTGFFRQFLVEQDGANKDNFDIKRRALMPLTDAARVLILSHSVKSISNTAERFEKLAELEPNNRELYLSCSYSFKALLKFRTKQGLLHHDSGQFIELESLTKMEKIKLKRTFKTIKELQELISVRFNISNLV